In Streptomyces sp. NBC_01426, one genomic interval encodes:
- a CDS encoding ATP-binding cassette domain-containing protein, which translates to MAKRTDTRSSAPHDADSHDLISVHGARVNNLKDVSVQIPKRRLTVFTGVSGSGKSSLVFGTIAAESQRLINETYSAFIQGFMPTPARPEVDVLDGLTTAIIVDQQRLGADPRSTVGTVTDANAMLRILFSRLGKPYVGGPGAFAFNVPSVRASGGITVERGAATRTVKATFSRTGGMCVRCEGRGSVSDIDLAQLYDDSKSISEGAFTIPGWKSDSWWTVRLYAESGFLDPDKPIRKYTKKEMQDFLYREPTKVKVEGVNLTYEGLIPKIQKSFLSKDKEAMQPHIRAFVERAVTFTTCPECDGTRLSEEARSSRIDKLNIAEACAMQISDLAGWVSGLDEPSVAPLLSTLRGTLDSFVEIGLGYLSLDRPSGTLSGGEAQRVKMVRHLGSSLTDVTYVFDEPTTGLHPHDIQRMNDLLLRLRNKGNTVLVVEHKPETIVIADHVVDLGPGAGAAGGTVCFEGSVEELRTAGTVTGRHFDDRAAVKDTVRTPTGTLEIRGATTHNLRDVDVDIPLGVLTVVTGVAGSGKSSLVHGSIPAGEGVVSIDQGAIRGSRRSNPATYTGLLDPIRKAFAKANGVKPALFSANSEGACPNCNGAGVIYTDLAMMAGVAIVCDECEGKRFQAAVLEHHLGGRDISEVLAMSVTEAEEFFGAGEAHTPAAHRILGRLADVGLGYLSLGQPLTTLSGGERQRLKLATHMADKGGIYVLDEPTAGLHLADVEQLLGLLDRLVDSGKSVIVVEHHQAVMAHADWIVDLGPGAGHDGGRIVFEGTPADLIAGRSTLTGEHLAAYVGA; encoded by the coding sequence ATGGCCAAGAGGACGGACACGCGGTCGTCCGCGCCGCACGACGCCGACAGCCACGACCTGATCAGCGTGCACGGCGCGCGCGTGAACAACCTCAAGGACGTCAGCGTCCAGATCCCCAAGCGGCGGCTGACGGTGTTCACCGGCGTCTCCGGGTCGGGCAAGAGCTCGCTGGTGTTCGGCACGATCGCGGCGGAGTCGCAGCGGCTGATCAACGAGACGTACAGCGCCTTCATCCAGGGCTTCATGCCGACGCCGGCGCGGCCCGAGGTCGACGTCCTGGACGGGCTGACGACCGCGATCATCGTGGACCAGCAGCGGTTGGGGGCCGACCCCCGCTCCACGGTCGGCACCGTCACCGACGCCAACGCGATGCTGCGCATCCTCTTCAGCCGCCTCGGAAAGCCGTACGTCGGCGGGCCCGGCGCCTTTGCCTTCAACGTCCCCTCGGTCCGGGCCAGCGGGGGGATCACCGTCGAGCGCGGCGCCGCCACCAGGACGGTGAAGGCGACCTTCAGCCGCACGGGCGGCATGTGCGTGCGCTGCGAGGGCCGGGGCAGCGTCTCCGACATCGACCTCGCCCAGCTCTACGACGACTCCAAGTCGATCTCCGAGGGCGCGTTCACCATCCCCGGCTGGAAGTCGGACAGTTGGTGGACCGTGCGGCTCTACGCCGAGTCGGGCTTCCTCGACCCGGACAAGCCGATCCGCAAGTACACCAAGAAGGAGATGCAGGACTTCCTCTACCGGGAGCCGACCAAGGTGAAGGTCGAGGGCGTGAACCTCACCTACGAGGGTCTCATCCCCAAGATCCAGAAGTCGTTCCTGTCCAAGGACAAGGAGGCGATGCAGCCGCACATCCGGGCGTTCGTGGAGCGGGCGGTCACCTTCACCACCTGTCCCGAATGCGACGGCACCCGGCTCAGCGAGGAGGCCCGCTCCTCGCGCATCGACAAGCTCAACATCGCCGAGGCCTGTGCGATGCAGATCAGCGACCTGGCGGGGTGGGTGAGCGGGCTCGACGAGCCGTCGGTGGCGCCGCTGCTCTCGACCCTGCGCGGGACCCTGGACTCGTTCGTGGAGATCGGGCTCGGCTACCTCTCGCTCGACCGCCCGTCGGGCACGCTGTCGGGCGGCGAGGCGCAGCGCGTCAAGATGGTCCGCCATCTCGGCTCCTCGCTCACCGACGTCACCTACGTCTTCGACGAGCCCACGACGGGCCTGCACCCCCATGACATCCAACGGATGAACGACCTGCTGCTGCGGCTGCGCAACAAGGGCAACACGGTGCTGGTCGTGGAGCACAAGCCCGAGACGATCGTGATCGCCGACCATGTCGTGGACCTCGGTCCCGGCGCGGGCGCGGCGGGCGGCACGGTCTGCTTCGAGGGCAGCGTCGAGGAGCTGCGGACCGCGGGCACCGTCACCGGCCGCCACTTCGACGACCGGGCCGCCGTCAAGGACACGGTACGGACGCCCACCGGCACGCTGGAGATCCGCGGCGCGACGACGCACAACCTGCGTGACGTCGACGTCGACATCCCGCTCGGGGTGCTGACCGTCGTCACCGGTGTCGCCGGCTCCGGAAAGAGCTCGCTCGTGCACGGGTCGATCCCCGCCGGCGAGGGTGTGGTGTCGATCGACCAGGGCGCGATCCGCGGTTCGCGCCGGAGCAACCCGGCCACGTACACCGGCCTCCTCGACCCGATCCGCAAGGCGTTCGCCAAGGCCAACGGCGTGAAGCCGGCGCTGTTCAGCGCGAACTCGGAGGGTGCCTGCCCGAACTGCAACGGCGCCGGCGTCATCTACACCGACCTGGCGATGATGGCGGGCGTCGCCATCGTCTGTGACGAGTGCGAGGGGAAGCGGTTCCAGGCGGCGGTCCTGGAGCACCACCTCGGCGGCCGCGACATCAGCGAGGTGCTGGCGATGTCGGTGACCGAGGCGGAGGAGTTCTTCGGGGCCGGGGAGGCGCACACGCCGGCCGCGCACCGGATCCTCGGGCGTCTCGCCGACGTCGGACTGGGCTACCTCAGCCTCGGTCAGCCGCTGACCACGCTGTCGGGCGGCGAGCGGCAGCGGCTCAAGCTGGCGACCCACATGGCCGACAAGGGCGGGATCTACGTACTCGACGAGCCGACCGCCGGTCTGCACCTCGCGGACGTCGAGCAGTTGCTGGGTCTCCTCGACCGGCTCGTCGACTCCGGCAAGTCGGTGATCGTGGTCGAGCACCACCAGGCGGTCATGGCACACGCCGACTGGATCGTGGACCTGGGCCCCGGGGCCGGCCACGACGGCGGCCGGATCGTCTTCGAGGGCACGCCCGCCGATCTGATCGCCGGCCGCTCGACGCTCACCGGCGAGCACCTGGCGGCGTACGTCGGCGCCTGA
- a CDS encoding nucleoside hydrolase, whose protein sequence is MAVPIVIDCDPGHDDALAIMLAAGDPAIDLLAVTTVAGNQTLDKTTLNALRVCTVAGITGVPVAAGCAHPLVEPLEVAEDVHGVSGIDGPRFPVPTVEAVPEHAVELLRRVLTEHPEPVTLVPTAPLTNIALLLTRHPEVAGRIKEIVLMGGSTERGNRTPAAEFNIHVDPEAADIVFRSGVPVTMCGLNVTHQALATPAVLARFEALDSELGWICVELLRYFAGTYRRLFGFSAPPVHDPVAVARVIDPRIVDCVDAHVAVELHGRHTRGATVVDLHGRLGRPANARVAVGLRTDLFWDRMVAAVAALGAARD, encoded by the coding sequence TTGGCCGTTCCGATCGTCATCGACTGCGATCCCGGGCACGACGACGCCCTGGCCATCATGCTGGCGGCGGGGGATCCGGCGATCGACCTGCTGGCCGTCACCACGGTGGCGGGCAATCAGACCCTGGACAAGACCACGCTCAACGCGCTCCGGGTGTGCACGGTCGCGGGCATCACCGGCGTGCCGGTGGCGGCGGGGTGCGCGCACCCGCTGGTGGAGCCGCTGGAGGTGGCCGAGGACGTGCACGGGGTGTCGGGGATCGACGGTCCGCGGTTCCCCGTACCGACCGTGGAGGCGGTCCCCGAACACGCGGTGGAGTTGCTGCGGCGGGTCCTGACGGAACATCCCGAGCCGGTGACGCTCGTGCCGACGGCTCCGCTGACGAACATCGCGCTCCTGCTGACCCGCCATCCCGAAGTGGCCGGGCGGATCAAGGAGATCGTGCTGATGGGCGGGTCGACGGAGCGGGGGAACCGGACCCCGGCCGCCGAGTTCAACATCCATGTGGACCCGGAGGCCGCGGACATCGTCTTCCGCAGTGGTGTCCCGGTGACCATGTGCGGGTTGAACGTCACCCATCAAGCGCTCGCCACCCCCGCGGTACTGGCCCGCTTCGAGGCACTGGACTCGGAACTCGGCTGGATCTGCGTCGAGTTGTTGCGGTACTTCGCCGGAACCTACCGCCGGCTGTTCGGGTTCTCCGCTCCCCCGGTGCACGATCCGGTGGCGGTGGCCCGTGTCATCGATCCCCGGATCGTCGACTGCGTCGACGCGCACGTCGCCGTCGAGCTGCACGGACGGCACACGCGCGGGGCGACCGTGGTGGACCTGCACGGGCGCCTGGGCCGGCCGGCGAACGCCCGGGTGGCCGTGGGTCTGCGAACGGACCTCTTCTGGGACCGGATGGTGGCGGCGGTGGCCGCGCTGGGCGCCGCGCGCGACTGA
- the argC gene encoding N-acetyl-gamma-glutamyl-phosphate reductase, which produces MNVRVAVAGASGYAGGELLRLLGAHPGIEVGALTAHTSAGRTLATVQPHLHRLADRVLEETSPDRLAEHDVVFLALPHGESAAIAARLPETTLVIDLGADFRLRDPDAWKRFYGGEHAGSWPYGLPELPGAREALARATRIAVPGCYPTAVTLALWPGYGAGLLEAEAVVVAASGTSGAGRALRPHLLGSEVMGSMSPYGVGGGHRHTPELEQNLSLAAGTPVGVSFTPTLAPMARGILATCSARLLPGTTEERLRAAYESACAEEPFVRLLPPGQWPTTGAVAGSNTALVQIAVDPAAGRLVAVCAIDNLTKGTAGGAVQSMNIALGLPETLGLPTDGVAP; this is translated from the coding sequence ATGAACGTGCGGGTAGCCGTCGCGGGAGCGAGCGGATACGCCGGCGGTGAGCTGTTGAGGCTGCTCGGCGCCCACCCCGGGATCGAGGTGGGCGCGCTGACGGCGCACACCAGCGCGGGGCGCACGCTCGCCACCGTCCAGCCCCACCTGCACCGGCTCGCCGACCGGGTACTGGAGGAGACCTCCCCCGACCGGCTCGCGGAACACGACGTGGTCTTCCTGGCCCTGCCACACGGCGAGTCGGCCGCGATCGCCGCGCGCCTGCCCGAGACGACGCTGGTGATCGACCTCGGGGCCGACTTCCGACTGCGGGACCCGGACGCCTGGAAGCGGTTCTACGGCGGTGAACACGCGGGGAGTTGGCCGTACGGCCTGCCGGAACTGCCCGGCGCGCGCGAGGCCCTCGCCCGCGCCACCCGCATCGCGGTGCCGGGCTGCTACCCGACGGCCGTCACCCTGGCCCTGTGGCCCGGCTACGGCGCCGGGCTGCTGGAAGCGGAGGCCGTGGTCGTCGCGGCCAGCGGCACCTCGGGGGCCGGGCGGGCGCTCCGCCCCCACCTGCTGGGTTCCGAGGTGATGGGGTCGATGAGCCCCTACGGCGTCGGGGGCGGCCACCGGCACACTCCCGAACTGGAACAGAACCTCTCGCTCGCGGCGGGCACGCCGGTCGGGGTCTCCTTCACCCCGACGTTGGCCCCCATGGCGCGCGGGATCCTCGCGACCTGCTCGGCCCGCCTGCTGCCCGGCACGACGGAGGAGCGACTGCGCGCGGCGTACGAGTCGGCCTGCGCCGAGGAGCCGTTCGTACGTCTCCTGCCGCCGGGGCAGTGGCCCACGACCGGCGCGGTGGCGGGCTCCAACACGGCGCTGGTTCAGATCGCCGTGGACCCGGCTGCGGGACGCCTCGTCGCGGTGTGCGCCATCGACAACCTCACCAAGGGGACGGCGGGCGGCGCGGTGCAGAGCATGAACATCGCGCTGGGCCTGCCGGAGACGCTGGGACTGCCGACCGACGGGGTGGCCCCGTGA
- a CDS encoding DoxX family protein yields the protein MNDRLSTAQPYALGLFRIVTGLLFACHGAASLFGVLGGAHGGGTVPVGTWPGWYAAVIQLVAGTLVLFGLGTRSAAFIASGSMAYAYFTAHQPNALWPIQNNGESSAMFCWAFLLLVFTGPGALAVERLLPSRTSVGAPIGSPASDTAGNDRRTSPATA from the coding sequence GTGAACGACCGTCTCTCCACCGCCCAGCCATACGCGCTGGGTCTGTTCCGGATCGTCACCGGCCTGTTGTTCGCCTGCCACGGCGCCGCCTCGCTGTTCGGCGTGCTCGGCGGCGCCCACGGCGGCGGCACGGTCCCCGTCGGCACTTGGCCGGGCTGGTACGCGGCGGTGATCCAGCTCGTGGCCGGCACGCTGGTGCTGTTCGGGCTCGGCACGCGCAGCGCCGCCTTCATCGCCTCGGGCTCGATGGCCTACGCCTACTTCACGGCCCACCAGCCGAACGCGCTCTGGCCGATCCAGAACAACGGCGAGTCCTCCGCCATGTTCTGCTGGGCCTTCCTGCTCCTGGTCTTCACCGGCCCGGGCGCCCTCGCCGTGGAGCGGCTGCTGCCCTCCCGGACGTCCGTCGGCGCGCCGATCGGCTCGCCCGCGTCCGACACCGCCGGCAACGACCGGCGCACCAGCCCCGCCACCGCCTGA
- the pgm gene encoding phosphoglucomutase (alpha-D-glucose-1,6-bisphosphate-dependent): protein MPNERAGRPAEQGDLIDVARLVTAYYALRPDPSDPVQRVAFGTSGHRGSSLSTSFNEDHIAATSQAISEYRSREGTDGPLFLGADTHALSEPARVTALEVFAANDVTVLIDSADGYTPTPAVSHAILTYNRGRSAGLADGVVVTPSHNPPADGGFKYNPPHGGPAGSAATGWIETRANEIIAGGLKEVRRIPYARALAARTTGRHDFLGAYVADLPSVLDLDAVRAAGVRIGADPLGGASVAYWGRIAEEHRLDLTVVNPYTDPTWRFMTLDWDGKIRMDCSSPYAMASLIESAGRYQIATGNDADADRHGIVTADAGLMNPNHYLATAIAYLFAHRPDWPASAGIGKTLVSSAMIDRVAGDLGRQLVEVPVGFKWFVEGLASGALGFGGEESAGASFLRHDGSPWTTDKDGILLALLASEILAVTGQTPSERYAELTGRFGEPAYARIDAPATREEKAVLGRLSPDQVAADTLAGEPVTGVLTQAPGNGAAIGGIKVTTEHAWFAARPSGTEDVYKIYAESFLGPDHLATVQEEARSVVSAALSD from the coding sequence ATGCCGAACGAGCGAGCGGGCCGACCGGCGGAGCAGGGCGATCTGATCGATGTCGCCCGGCTCGTGACCGCGTACTACGCCTTGCGCCCCGACCCTTCGGATCCCGTCCAGCGGGTCGCCTTCGGCACGTCCGGGCACCGCGGGTCGTCGCTGTCGACGTCCTTCAACGAGGACCACATCGCGGCGACGAGCCAGGCGATCAGCGAGTACCGGTCGCGGGAGGGCACCGACGGGCCGCTGTTCCTGGGCGCCGACACGCACGCGCTGTCGGAACCGGCCCGGGTGACCGCCCTGGAGGTGTTCGCCGCCAACGACGTGACGGTGCTGATCGACTCGGCCGACGGGTACACGCCGACGCCCGCGGTCTCGCACGCCATCCTCACCTACAACCGGGGCCGCTCCGCCGGCCTGGCCGACGGCGTCGTGGTCACCCCCTCGCACAATCCGCCGGCAGACGGCGGCTTCAAGTACAACCCGCCCCACGGCGGGCCGGCGGGTTCGGCGGCCACCGGTTGGATCGAGACGCGCGCCAACGAGATCATCGCGGGCGGGCTGAAGGAGGTGCGGCGGATCCCGTACGCGCGGGCGCTGGCCGCCAGGACGACGGGGCGCCACGACTTCCTCGGCGCGTACGTGGCGGACCTGCCGTCCGTGCTCGACCTGGACGCGGTGCGCGCGGCGGGCGTGCGGATCGGGGCCGACCCGCTCGGCGGCGCGTCCGTGGCGTACTGGGGCCGGATCGCCGAGGAGCACCGCCTCGACCTGACGGTGGTGAACCCGTACACCGATCCCACCTGGCGGTTCATGACCCTGGACTGGGACGGCAAGATCCGGATGGACTGTTCCTCGCCCTACGCGATGGCCTCGCTGATCGAGAGCGCGGGCCGGTACCAGATCGCGACGGGCAACGACGCGGACGCCGATCGGCACGGCATCGTGACCGCCGACGCCGGCCTGATGAACCCCAACCACTACCTCGCGACCGCCATCGCCTACCTGTTCGCACACCGCCCGGACTGGCCGGCGAGCGCGGGCATCGGCAAGACGCTGGTGTCGTCGGCGATGATCGACCGGGTCGCGGGCGACCTGGGGCGCCAATTGGTGGAGGTGCCCGTCGGTTTCAAGTGGTTCGTGGAGGGGCTGGCCTCGGGCGCCCTCGGTTTCGGTGGGGAGGAGTCGGCGGGAGCGTCGTTCCTGCGGCACGACGGTTCACCGTGGACCACCGACAAGGACGGGATCCTGCTGGCCCTGCTCGCGTCGGAGATCCTGGCGGTGACGGGGCAGACGCCCAGCGAGCGGTACGCGGAACTCACCGGCCGGTTCGGGGAACCGGCGTACGCGCGCATCGACGCCCCCGCCACCCGCGAGGAGAAGGCGGTGCTCGGCCGGTTGTCCCCGGACCAGGTCGCCGCGGACACGCTCGCGGGCGAACCGGTGACGGGGGTGCTGACGCAGGCGCCGGGCAACGGGGCGGCGATCGGCGGCATCAAGGTGACCACGGAACACGCCTGGTTCGCCGCGCGCCCGTCGGGCACCGAGGACGTCTACAAGATCTACGCCGAGTCGTTCCTCGGCCCCGACCACCTGGCGACGGTCCAGGAGGAGGCCCGGAGCGTGGTCTCGGCGGCCCTGTCCGACTGA
- a CDS encoding methyltransferase, producing the protein MWSGKAGYRTLSGLPLAEAMVDDERLGGSAREAVEDEALWIAPGVAGGYDWSSVGSVTAAGHGAGAVVNTLLKVFPELRARIAAQPSALRVVRERVLDADVLPRVDLLARTGPVPPGDGTVLLCRLLELLPDEDAVLALTETAAALPDGGALLLVEQVEGPDTDDVEAALNQLRLASAFGSGVRSEGAFAELVARAGLSVRELTDIGWDHRLWVLARQG; encoded by the coding sequence TTGTGGAGCGGCAAGGCCGGCTACCGCACCCTGTCCGGCCTGCCGCTGGCGGAGGCGATGGTCGACGACGAGCGGCTCGGCGGTTCGGCCCGTGAGGCGGTCGAGGACGAGGCGCTGTGGATCGCGCCCGGTGTCGCCGGCGGGTACGACTGGTCCTCGGTCGGATCGGTGACCGCCGCCGGGCACGGCGCGGGCGCCGTGGTCAACACGCTGCTCAAGGTCTTCCCCGAACTGCGGGCCCGGATCGCCGCGCAGCCGTCGGCACTGCGGGTGGTGCGGGAGCGGGTGCTGGACGCCGACGTGCTCCCCCGGGTGGACCTGCTCGCCCGCACCGGACCGGTGCCTCCCGGTGACGGCACCGTACTGCTGTGCCGGCTGCTGGAGCTGCTGCCCGACGAGGACGCCGTGCTGGCCCTGACGGAGACCGCGGCGGCGCTCCCCGACGGGGGCGCGCTGCTCTTGGTGGAGCAGGTCGAGGGACCGGACACCGATGACGTCGAGGCGGCGCTGAACCAGTTGCGGCTGGCGTCGGCGTTCGGTTCGGGGGTGCGCTCGGAGGGCGCGTTCGCGGAACTCGTCGCGCGCGCCGGACTGTCGGTCCGCGAGCTCACGGACATCGGCTGGGACCACCGCCTGTGGGTGCTCGCCCGGCAGGGCTGA
- a CDS encoding isochorismatase family protein: MGLPMAERYAMPDEDTLPRSLAPWEIDPGRAALLIHDMQHHLLQVFPPGVSPLVDLVANVARLRAAAHRVGIPVVFSAEPPTSPDRRGPALRPTGPPEDGVATPPDGRIAATPAPSLGEHVITNTRDNAFLRSHLERILRISGRDQLIVCGLFAHSGVLLTAADAYMNDIQPFVVADAVADVSAEEHALALRWSAARGAVVRTTTTLIDELEL, from the coding sequence ATGGGGCTTCCGATGGCCGAGCGCTACGCCATGCCCGACGAGGACACGCTGCCGCGGTCCCTCGCACCGTGGGAGATCGATCCGGGTCGGGCCGCACTGCTGATCCACGACATGCAGCACCACCTGCTCCAGGTCTTCCCGCCCGGGGTCTCACCCCTGGTCGACCTGGTCGCCAACGTCGCCCGGCTGCGGGCCGCCGCCCACCGGGTCGGCATCCCGGTCGTGTTCAGCGCGGAACCCCCGACCTCCCCCGACCGGCGGGGCCCCGCCCTCCGGCCGACCGGTCCCCCCGAGGACGGCGTCGCGACGCCTCCCGACGGGCGCATCGCCGCCACTCCGGCGCCCTCCCTGGGCGAACACGTGATCACGAACACCCGCGACAACGCGTTCCTGCGGAGCCATCTGGAACGGATCCTGCGGATCTCGGGGCGTGACCAGCTGATCGTCTGCGGTCTCTTCGCGCATTCCGGGGTCCTGTTGACCGCCGCCGACGCGTACATGAACGACATCCAGCCCTTCGTCGTCGCCGACGCGGTGGCCGACGTGTCCGCCGAGGAACACGCCCTCGCGCTGCGCTGGTCCGCCGCGCGCGGAGCCGTCGTACGCACCACCACCACCTTGATCGACGAACTGGAACTCTGA
- a CDS encoding cation diffusion facilitator family transporter — MEGNRHVHDHRQDHHHHEHDRHDRHDRRDHEHDERAGLGRRLAHLFRPHGHEAADRIDTAMETSREGMRTLWLSLLVLAVTTVVQAVIVALSGSVALLGDTVHNATDALTAVPLGIAFVLGRRAANRRYTYGYGRAEDLAGMLIVATIAASAAFAAWAAVDRLLHPRDVTHLWAVAAAALVGFAGNEWVARQRIRTGRRIGSAALVADGLHARTDGFTSLAVLLGAAGSAAGWKAADPAIGLLITVAILCVLLGAAREVFRRLMDSVDPGLVESAENALRSVGGVRGVGQVRMRWIGHALRAEADIVVDAHLTVVQAHELAEAAEHALVHAVPRLIAATVHTDHTPVGARPRVA; from the coding sequence ATGGAGGGGAATCGGCACGTACACGATCACCGTCAGGACCACCACCACCACGAACACGACCGGCACGACCGGCACGACCGGCGCGACCACGAGCACGACGAGCGCGCGGGGCTCGGTCGGCGCCTGGCGCACCTGTTCCGGCCCCACGGCCACGAGGCGGCCGACAGGATCGACACGGCCATGGAGACCTCGCGCGAGGGCATGCGCACGCTGTGGCTCTCCCTGCTGGTCCTGGCGGTGACCACCGTCGTCCAAGCGGTGATCGTCGCCCTGTCGGGATCGGTGGCCCTGCTCGGCGACACCGTCCACAACGCCACCGACGCCTTGACCGCCGTCCCGCTCGGCATCGCGTTCGTGCTCGGCAGGCGCGCCGCGAACCGGCGCTACACCTACGGCTACGGCCGGGCCGAGGACCTGGCCGGGATGCTCATCGTGGCGACCATCGCCGCCTCCGCGGCGTTCGCCGCGTGGGCGGCCGTCGACCGGCTGCTGCACCCCCGCGACGTCACCCACCTGTGGGCGGTGGCCGCCGCCGCGCTCGTCGGGTTCGCCGGCAACGAGTGGGTGGCCCGCCAACGCATCCGTACCGGGCGCAGGATCGGCTCCGCCGCCCTGGTCGCCGACGGCCTGCACGCCCGTACCGACGGCTTCACCTCCCTCGCGGTCCTCCTCGGCGCGGCCGGCTCCGCCGCCGGGTGGAAGGCCGCCGATCCGGCGATCGGGCTGCTGATCACCGTCGCGATCCTGTGCGTGCTGCTCGGCGCCGCGCGGGAGGTGTTCCGGCGGCTGATGGACAGCGTCGACCCCGGCCTGGTGGAGAGCGCGGAGAACGCGCTGCGCTCGGTCGGCGGTGTGCGGGGCGTGGGACAGGTCCGGATGCGCTGGATCGGCCACGCCCTGCGCGCCGAGGCCGACATCGTCGTCGACGCGCACCTGACGGTGGTGCAGGCCCACGAGCTGGCCGAAGCCGCCGAACACGCCCTCGTGCACGCCGTTCCGCGGTTGATCGCCGCGACCGTTCACACCGACCACACGCCGGTCGGGGCGCGGCCGAGGGTTGCCTGA
- a CDS encoding isochorismatase family protein, with amino-acid sequence MLGQPYLSTGCQRKDGNVRTAREHHSRGSTPGRRPQRPRPSSAPSSRPWGRRCDRRGTHQPAERYRAAGWWRRETFGGMLRERAGAHPDRIAIVDPTGGPDGGRRTWTYGELDLWADRMAAGLTARGIGAGDKVVVQLPNVAAFFEVVFGLFRIGALPVFALPAHRRTEIGYFCSFTGAVAYVIPAAHGGFDYRELAAQVREDAPELRHVFVTGGDPGAFTALSEVPLDPDPEPPVHGRPAPHDLQNYFLSSFDTASEPFTGLLRQASRLREEAIRADVPIFYTAQQGGQSAEERGLQQDFWGPGLPLDPEAEAIASAVSPGPGDTVLTKWKYSAFVRTDLLERLRALGRDQLVITGVYAHIGVLMTACDAWMQDVQAFVVADAVADFSAQEHRMALEWAAGRCAYVTTTDRVCEAW; translated from the coding sequence ATGTTAGGCCAGCCTTACCTAAGTACCGGGTGCCAGAGGAAGGATGGGAATGTCCGCACCGCACGCGAACACCACTCCAGGGGATCGACTCCCGGGCGGAGACCGCAGAGACCGCGGCCAAGTTCCGCACCTTCCTCCAGGCCGTGGGGGCGGCGCTGTGACCGCCGCGGCACCCACCAGCCCGCCGAGCGCTACCGCGCGGCCGGCTGGTGGCGCCGGGAGACCTTCGGCGGCATGCTGCGCGAGCGCGCCGGCGCGCACCCCGACCGGATCGCGATCGTGGACCCGACCGGCGGCCCCGACGGCGGCCGCCGCACCTGGACGTACGGCGAACTCGACCTGTGGGCCGACCGGATGGCGGCCGGGCTGACCGCCCGGGGCATCGGCGCCGGGGACAAGGTCGTCGTCCAGCTCCCCAACGTGGCGGCGTTCTTCGAGGTGGTCTTCGGGCTCTTCCGGATCGGCGCGCTCCCGGTGTTCGCGCTGCCCGCGCACCGGCGGACCGAGATCGGCTACTTCTGCTCCTTCACCGGCGCGGTGGCGTACGTGATCCCGGCCGCGCACGGCGGCTTCGACTACCGCGAACTCGCCGCGCAGGTACGGGAGGACGCCCCCGAGTTGCGGCACGTGTTCGTGACGGGCGGCGACCCGGGCGCCTTCACCGCCCTGTCCGAGGTGCCCCTCGACCCGGACCCCGAGCCGCCGGTCCACGGCCGGCCCGCGCCCCACGACCTGCAGAACTACTTCCTGTCCTCGTTCGACACCGCGAGCGAGCCCTTCACCGGACTGCTCCGGCAGGCGTCCCGGCTGCGCGAGGAGGCGATCCGGGCCGACGTACCGATCTTCTACACGGCACAGCAGGGCGGCCAGAGCGCCGAGGAGCGCGGCCTCCAGCAGGACTTCTGGGGGCCCGGCCTGCCCCTCGACCCGGAGGCGGAGGCCATCGCCTCGGCCGTGTCCCCCGGGCCCGGCGACACGGTCCTGACCAAGTGGAAGTACAGCGCGTTCGTCCGTACGGACCTGTTGGAGCGGCTGCGGGCGCTCGGTCGCGACCAGCTGGTCATCACCGGCGTGTACGCCCACATCGGGGTGCTGATGACGGCGTGCGACGCCTGGATGCAGGACGTGCAGGCCTTCGTGGTCGCCGACGCGGTCGCGGACTTCTCGGCGCAGGAGCACCGGATGGCGCTCGAATGGGCCGCCGGGCGCTGCGCGTACGTCACCACGACCGACCGGGTCTGCGAGGCCTGGTGA